The genomic segment TTGGCTCGACCAGATTTCGGTGCCCTTGTTGTCGTGGTCGCTGCCGCGGCGCAATTCCAGGAGGCGAACCCAGGCGTCGTCGCCCTGGCGGTAGAAGATCCACCGGAAGGCGGTGGGCTCGGCTTCGAACTGCGCTCGGGTGTCCGTCTCGCCTGAGACGAGCCGGGCCACGGCAGTCAGGAGCTCCTCTGGGGCGTTAGTGATGTAGGACGCGGTGAGCTCGACTTGGGCCTTTTCGTCTTCAACTGTGCAGTTGGCCCAGCCATGTCCGTTGAGCGTCCAGGCCATGCGCATGCCGGTAGTCACGTCCATTCCGTACCGAGCGGCGTCGGCGGTATGCCCGGCGCGGGAAGAGCGAGAACGCGGGCAAGGGCGGCGGCCAGAGGAACGGAGTGGTGAGGCAGGTGCTCGGAAACCCAGTCCGTTGCCGCCGCGAGAAACTCGGTCAGGTCGTGCTCTGCACTGGCGAGCAGCTGGCGGAGCTCGGTGACTGACAGTTCGATCACTGGACTGTCATTCCGGTCGGTGTCGACGGTGAGGCGGATGGTATCCCCATGGCGCTCGGCCAGCGACGGCTGCGGATCGTGGCCGTACCCGATGATGCCGCTGCCGTCGAGGACCTGGTACCAGTCGGGCCAGTCCTCCAGTCCGTCACAGCAGCCAGGCGAGAAGGTGATGCCCGTGGCGATCTCCGTGACACGCAGGCCGCCCGCCGCATAGAGGTTGTCGAGGTTCAGCAGCCCGTGGAGGAAGCCACTGAGAGGCTCGGCTGGCCGAGGCGGAAGGTCGCCATCGTCTGCGGGGTCCACGTCATTGCAGGCGGCGATGCGCATGAGCGCCGTCCCGATCTCGACGGGTGAGAGTTCACCGCTGAGCGGCAGGAAGTTGAACCGCTCGGTCTCGGCGACAGGCCAGAGGTCGAAGCCATCGGGGGTGTTCATCTCCAGTACAGGCTGCATCACGATCACCTGGCGAAGTGTTCCCCATCCGTCACCGACGTCGCCTCCCGATTACGCCGAGCATCCTCGTCTCCGCCAGCCTCAAATAGCTAGCGACTGTTCTGCGGCCAGGGCCCAGGCGTACGGGTGGGATCCCGGGCCGGACCGGGCCCGGGGCTGGCTCACTTTCAACGAGGCTGGACAGTTCGGCCCATCTTCCATGAGACGGATTGAGCAGTGGCCCAGTTTCGCTGAGACGGACCGTCGTCGACCCACCTTCAATGAGACGTCCCCCAGCTTCGATGAGACAAGTCACCGGGATTGGCCCTGTCGCCCTCTTCCCGGCCGCTCTACGGTCATGGCCATGAGGATTCGAATCGTGGACGCGTTCACCGACCGCCCTTTCGCGGGCAACCCGGCGGGGGTTCTCCTGCTGGATTCCGCGGCCTTCCCCGAAGACGACCGGCTTCAGCGGATCGCCACGGAGGTGAATCTCTCGGAGACGGCCTTCGCCCACCCCCTTCCGCCGGGCGGCGAGGCGGACTGGGCACTGCGCTGGTTCACCCCGACCACCGAGGTCGACATGTGCGGACACGCCACTCTCGCCACCGCCCATGTCCTGCACACCACGGGCACGGCGACGGGGACCGTGCGCTTCACCGCGCGCTGCGGAATCCTGACGTCGGTCGCCCACCCGGACGGCTCGCTCACACTCGACTTCCCCACCGCCCCGCTGACACCGGCCGCCGCCCCCGTCGGCCTGGCCGCCGCGCTGGGCGCCGAACCCGTCTCGGTCCACGACACCGGGACACACCTCGGTGATCTGCTCGTCGAGCTGGCCGACGAGGCGACCGTCCGGGGCCTGACACCGGACTTCGCCGCACTCGCCGCGTGTTCACGCCGTGGCGTCATCGCCACCGCCGCGGCCAGTGATCCCTCCCCCGGCCACGACTACGTCTCGCGCGGCTTCTTCCCCAGGGTCGGCATCGACGAGGACCCGGTGACCGGCAGCGCGCACACCGCCCTGGCCCCCTTCTGGTCGGCCAGGCTGGGCCGAGACGAACTGACCGGCCTCCAGGCGTCGGCCCGCTCGGGCCTGGTCCGCACCGCGCTGCGCGGCGAGCGCACCCTGCTGACCGGCGACGCCGTCACCGTCATCGAGGGCGAACTCCTCACCGGCGTCTGACAGCCCCGGTAGGTCCCCTCCTCCTCCCGCCGCCACCGAAGCCGAAAGGGGCGCACGGGTCCTCCCCGTACACCCCTTTCCCTGCCCACCGCCCGCACCACCAGGTCCGCGCGGGTGCCCGCCTCACGGCGTGGGCAGCCAGCCCACCTTCCCGGCCAGCAGCGCGTACCCGACGAAGGCCCCGATGTCGAGCAGCGCGTGCGCCGCGACCAGCGGCCCGACCCGCCGCCACCGCCGGTACAACAGCACGAAGACGACTCCCATCACCATGTTGCCGACGAACCCGCCGACCCCCTGGTAGAGGTGGTACGAGCCGCGCAGTACGGAACTGGCGACGAGCGCGGCCATCGGTGTCCACCCCAACTGCCCGAGCCTGCGCAGCAGATAGCCGACGACGATCACCTCTTCGAGTACGGAGTTCTGGAGCGCCGAGAGGATCAGCACGGGAAACTTCCACCACACATGGGGCAGTGATTCCGGCACGACCGTCAGATTGAAACCGACGGCTCTGACCACCAGGTAGAACGCCAGCCCGGCGCTGCCGATCCCCGCCGCGATCAGCGCCCCGCGCCCCAGATCCGGCCATGGGCGGCTCCGGTCGAAACCGATGGTCCGCAGCCCGGCGCCCTCCCGGACCAGCAGATGCGCCACCAGGGCGACGGGCACCAGGGCCGTCGTGATGCCGAACAGCTGCCAGGCGAGATCCAGCCAGGGCCGTCCGGGCGCGTACGAGCTGTTGAGCGTCGCGGCCTGGTCCTTGAGACCACCTGGCTTTGTCAGCGACCCGACGAAGCTGATCAGTGCGGAGACTCCGCTCGCGCCCAGCGAGAGAGCCAGTACCAGCACCGTCTCGGACCTCAGGGTCCTCCGTGATACCGCCTGCTGGGGAAAAGAATCGGCCACCTGCCCCGCCTCCACCTGTACGCCTGCCTTCAGTCGCGTTTCCCGTCCCGCCGCCGCCGACTCCGTCGAGGGCCTCGAATGCGGGTACGAAGATCATGCGTGACAGGTGGGGGAACAAGCACCATTGCGACGGTGTGGCCCCCGTCAGGCCGCCGGAAACCCGGTCGGCCAGGTGTGCACGGGCTCCCCGCCGTGCATCAGCTCACCGTAACGCCGGGTGGTCGCGGCGAGCGCGGCGTCCCGGCCCAGCCCGGCCTCCCGTGCCCGATGGTACGTATCCGCCTGCCAGGAAGCCCCGTTGACCCGTCGCCGGCACCGCCCCTCGATCACCGCCAGATAGCGGTCGCGGTCCGCGGGCTCGATGTTCCACGCGTCGAGTCCGACGGCCGCCAGAGGCAGCAGTTCGTCCCGTACGAGTTTCACGACGGGCACCCTGGCCAGCTGCCCCGAACGGCCGGGACGCGGCCAGAGCAGTTCGGCGTCGATGCCGTGCCGGCAGGCCGTCTCGAAGTTCTCGGCCGCGGCGGCGAAGGGCATCCGCGTCCACACCGGGCGGGACTCCTCGGCGAGCGCCCGCACCAGACCGTAGTAGAGCGCGGCGTTGGCGATCACATCGGTGACGGTCGGCCCGGCCGGCAACACCCGGTTCTCCACCCGCAGATGGGGTACGCCGTCGGCGACTCCGTACACCGGCCTGTTCCAGCGGTAGACCGTGCCGTTGTGCAGCACGAGTTCGTGGAGGCTCGGCACACCGCCCTCGTCGAGCACCCGCAGCGGGGACTCGTCGTCACAGATCGGCAGCAGGGGCGGGAAGTAGCGCAGGTTCTCCTCG from the Streptomyces sp. AM 4-1-1 genome contains:
- a CDS encoding type II CAAX endopeptidase family protein; amino-acid sequence: MADSFPQQAVSRRTLRSETVLVLALSLGASGVSALISFVGSLTKPGGLKDQAATLNSSYAPGRPWLDLAWQLFGITTALVPVALVAHLLVREGAGLRTIGFDRSRPWPDLGRGALIAAGIGSAGLAFYLVVRAVGFNLTVVPESLPHVWWKFPVLILSALQNSVLEEVIVVGYLLRRLGQLGWTPMAALVASSVLRGSYHLYQGVGGFVGNMVMGVVFVLLYRRWRRVGPLVAAHALLDIGAFVGYALLAGKVGWLPTP
- a CDS encoding PhzF family phenazine biosynthesis protein, whose translation is MRIRIVDAFTDRPFAGNPAGVLLLDSAAFPEDDRLQRIATEVNLSETAFAHPLPPGGEADWALRWFTPTTEVDMCGHATLATAHVLHTTGTATGTVRFTARCGILTSVAHPDGSLTLDFPTAPLTPAAAPVGLAAALGAEPVSVHDTGTHLGDLLVELADEATVRGLTPDFAALAACSRRGVIATAAASDPSPGHDYVSRGFFPRVGIDEDPVTGSAHTALAPFWSARLGRDELTGLQASARSGLVRTALRGERTLLTGDAVTVIEGELLTGV